A portion of the Gossypium arboreum isolate Shixiya-1 chromosome 8, ASM2569848v2, whole genome shotgun sequence genome contains these proteins:
- the LOC108469221 gene encoding putative anthocyanidin reductase isoform X1, translating into MGKQASAKVCVTGGAGYIGSWLVKKLLEKGYTVHATLRNLDDQLKVGLLKSLAGADTRLVLFQADIYKPYEFRYAIQGCEFVFHVATPQQTAGSSHSSQEIVEAAISGVRSIAESCIESQSVKRLIYTASVLASSPLTKDGFHLKSCVNESNWTPSDIIFTHGFEYMRVFSLFHSNSFHFQLPKTSPNDRINCCEAYTISKTLAEKEALSYNENPGDDKLLEVVTLACGLVGGETLLPYVPLSVEVMFSQLIGKPQTFEGLELMEEVMGSVPLVHIEDVCDAHIFCMEKPSMRGRFLCAAANPTIREMATYFRENESQYQVPEEFMGGEKKGIAFDSSKLVKMGFEYKYDKKKILDDSVNCGRRLGSISLN; encoded by the exons ATGGGGAAGCAAGCTTCAGCCAAGGTCTGCGTTACAGGAGGTGCTGGATATATAGGTTCTTGGCTTGTGAAGAAGCTCTTAGAGAAAGGCTACACTGTCCATGCAACCCTACGAAACTTGG ATGACCAATTAAAAGTTGGGCTTTTAAAGTCCCTCGCTGGTGCAGACACCAGACTAGTTTTGTTCCAAGCTGATATATACAAACCCTACGAGTTTAGATACGCTATCCAAGGGTGTGAGTTTGTGTTTCACGTCGCTACTCCACAGCAAACTGCTGGAAGTTCTCATAGCTCTCAg GAAATCGTTGAAGCAGCTATTTCAGGAGTAAGGAGCATCGCTGAGTCCTGTATCGAATCGCAAAGCGTTAAACGGCTTATCTACACTGCATCGGTGCTGGCATCCTCTCCATTGACAAAAGATGGATTCCACCTCAAATCATGCGTAAATGAATCCAATTGGACTCCATCTGATATTATATTTACCCATGGCTTTGAATATATGCGGGTATTCTCTCTCTTTCACTCTAATTCTTTCCATTTCCAATTGCCAAAAACAAGTCCAAATGACCGTATTAATTGCTGTGAGGCATATACTATATCGAAAACCTTAGCGGAGAAAGAGGCACTAAGCTATAACGAAAATCCTGGAGATGACAAGCTATTAGAAGTTGTAACTCTAGCCTGTGGCCTTGTGGGAGGAGAGACTCTACTGCCGTACGTGCCTTTAAGCGTGGAAGTGATGTTTTCGCAACTTATTGGCAAACCACAAACTTTCGAGGGACTAGAATTGATGGAAGAGGTAATGGGATCTGTTCCTCTGGTGCATATCGAAGACGTCTGCGATGCGCATATCTTCTGCATGGAGAAACCCTCCATGAGAGGAAGATTCCTTTGTGCAGCAGCTAACCCAACCATTAGAGAAATGGCAACATATTTTCGAGAAAACGAGTCGCAATACCAGGTGCCAGAAGA GTTCATGGGAGGAGAAAAGAAAGGCATTGCATTTGACTCCAGCAAATTGGTGAAGATGGGTTTTGAGTACAAATACGACAAGAAGAAAATATTAGATGATAGTGTAAACTGTGGGAGGCGACTAGGGTCTATCTCTCTCAATTAG
- the LOC108469221 gene encoding putative anthocyanidin reductase isoform X2 — translation MGKQASAKVCVTGGAGYIGSWLVKKLLEKGYTVHATLRNLDDQLKVGLLKSLAGADTRLVLFQADIYKPYEFRYAIQGCEFVFHVATPQQTAGSSHSSQEIVEAAISGVRSIAESCIESQSVKRLIYTASVLASSPLTKDGFHLKSCVNESNWTPSDIIFTHGFEYMRAYTISKTLAEKEALSYNENPGDDKLLEVVTLACGLVGGETLLPYVPLSVEVMFSQLIGKPQTFEGLELMEEVMGSVPLVHIEDVCDAHIFCMEKPSMRGRFLCAAANPTIREMATYFRENESQYQVPEEFMGGEKKGIAFDSSKLVKMGFEYKYDKKKILDDSVNCGRRLGSISLN, via the exons ATGGGGAAGCAAGCTTCAGCCAAGGTCTGCGTTACAGGAGGTGCTGGATATATAGGTTCTTGGCTTGTGAAGAAGCTCTTAGAGAAAGGCTACACTGTCCATGCAACCCTACGAAACTTGG ATGACCAATTAAAAGTTGGGCTTTTAAAGTCCCTCGCTGGTGCAGACACCAGACTAGTTTTGTTCCAAGCTGATATATACAAACCCTACGAGTTTAGATACGCTATCCAAGGGTGTGAGTTTGTGTTTCACGTCGCTACTCCACAGCAAACTGCTGGAAGTTCTCATAGCTCTCAg GAAATCGTTGAAGCAGCTATTTCAGGAGTAAGGAGCATCGCTGAGTCCTGTATCGAATCGCAAAGCGTTAAACGGCTTATCTACACTGCATCGGTGCTGGCATCCTCTCCATTGACAAAAGATGGATTCCACCTCAAATCATGCGTAAATGAATCCAATTGGACTCCATCTGATATTATATTTACCCATGGCTTTGAATATATGCGG GCATATACTATATCGAAAACCTTAGCGGAGAAAGAGGCACTAAGCTATAACGAAAATCCTGGAGATGACAAGCTATTAGAAGTTGTAACTCTAGCCTGTGGCCTTGTGGGAGGAGAGACTCTACTGCCGTACGTGCCTTTAAGCGTGGAAGTGATGTTTTCGCAACTTATTGGCAAACCACAAACTTTCGAGGGACTAGAATTGATGGAAGAGGTAATGGGATCTGTTCCTCTGGTGCATATCGAAGACGTCTGCGATGCGCATATCTTCTGCATGGAGAAACCCTCCATGAGAGGAAGATTCCTTTGTGCAGCAGCTAACCCAACCATTAGAGAAATGGCAACATATTTTCGAGAAAACGAGTCGCAATACCAGGTGCCAGAAGA GTTCATGGGAGGAGAAAAGAAAGGCATTGCATTTGACTCCAGCAAATTGGTGAAGATGGGTTTTGAGTACAAATACGACAAGAAGAAAATATTAGATGATAGTGTAAACTGTGGGAGGCGACTAGGGTCTATCTCTCTCAATTAG